In a single window of the bacterium genome:
- a CDS encoding GxxExxY protein has product MPLLHQELTYELRMCMMEVHNEIGVGFDEETYHQGVIRRFMKAGIPFVSKPQRHILHRGAPVKTIELDFLADEKVIIELKCLRCGFLRANYIQILSHLKLWQKKLGLLVNWGFPRLQFKRIPFTEKPKKVAEEYGYIKGALTESERLALARLREAILFVLETHGLGYGKSTYQALVQSELKYRQIGFEKGKIVEVVYGNEIIRSYPMRFWLIENQMLCDIAALQERILPEHVVRMQTFLKKLELSAGLIVNFGKSQLELRGVRC; this is encoded by the coding sequence ATGCCGCTCCTGCACCAAGAATTGACCTACGAGTTGCGCATGTGCATGATGGAGGTACACAACGAAATCGGAGTCGGCTTCGATGAGGAAACTTACCATCAAGGTGTGATTCGGAGGTTCATGAAAGCAGGAATCCCCTTCGTTTCGAAGCCGCAGCGGCACATTTTGCATCGCGGCGCGCCGGTCAAAACCATCGAATTAGACTTCCTTGCAGACGAGAAGGTCATTATCGAGTTGAAGTGCTTGCGCTGCGGTTTTCTGCGGGCGAATTACATTCAGATTCTTTCGCACCTCAAACTCTGGCAAAAGAAATTGGGGTTGTTGGTCAATTGGGGTTTTCCTCGGCTTCAGTTCAAGCGAATTCCATTCACAGAAAAACCCAAGAAGGTTGCGGAAGAATACGGCTATATCAAAGGTGCTTTGACTGAATCAGAGCGACTAGCTTTAGCTAGATTGCGTGAAGCCATTTTGTTTGTGTTGGAAACCCATGGTCTTGGGTATGGCAAATCTACGTATCAAGCGTTGGTGCAATCCGAGTTGAAATACCGGCAAATCGGATTTGAGAAAGGCAAAATTGTCGAGGTCGTCTATGGGAACGAAATCATCCGTTCATACCCAATGCGCTTTTGGCTCATCGAAAACCAAATGCTCTGTGACATCGCGGCTTTACAAGAGCGCATACTGCCGGAGCACGTCGTGCGCATGCAAACGTTTCTCAAAAAGCTTGAATTATCCGCCGGCCTGATCGTGAACTTTGGAAAGAGCCAACTGGAGCTTCGTGGCGTGCGTTGTTAG
- a CDS encoding TonB-dependent receptor, which produces MPTMILAFLLMIGSVAHAGTTGKLSGRVLDTQKQPLPGASVVLAGTALGAAADAEGYYNILNIPPGTYRVQYSIIGYQTMVIQNILITSDKTTVQNVELSEETLAGEEVVVTAQRPVVETNLTSSVATVTSENIATLPVQELNDVVNLQAGVVDGHFRGGRLGEVQYQINGVTVNNPYDNNSTLRIDRSLLQEVQVISGTFDAEYGQAMSGVVNAVLKTGADFFKWNAEAFASDYVFTSGDRRRVNDEFRPLARQNYQLSVSGPVGLPKTYFIVSGRRYVDDGYIYGVRAFNPTDRADFQSRVFTPTGDSAEVPLAYSREWSGLVKITNRAWNNLELSYQALGNWIDNKRYNFSFFFNPDGASKQRTYSLVHGFDVTHTVSKNTFYNLSFRQNLFDYHDFVYEDFDDPRYDAAGPAQGDANYNLGVSVQGVDLNRFKQRTNSFVFKGSLTSQVKRDHLLKLGAEFQSSDLSFGVPGLIYSPGGTLIERRLFSTPLYSFQELETYNPITFAAYAQDQIEWQDLIVRAGARWEYFDARATLPSDLQNPANAIQGAPQSVPRSTTAKSSLAPRIGVSYPISTTAALFFAYGHFYQYPGLGQLFNNSDYSLLSELQAGASNYSVFGNPDIKPERTVQYEFGYKHALTDFLGLDFSIFYKDIRDLLGVEFISTYAAAEYARLTNVDFGNVLGFTIALDQRRLGLISTMLDYTWQRAQGNSSDPRETATRASAGEDPRPRQVPLNWDQRHTLNATITLDQPGDFAISTILRYGGGQPYTPEIGSGFGADLEANSGRKPAFVLVDVRAEKFFQLAGFDMSAFLRGFNVLDGRYSNGFIFSSTGSPDYSLNPETDRTTLADPNRYYPPRRLEVGLTVSAR; this is translated from the coding sequence ATGCCCACGATGATTTTGGCTTTTCTGCTCATGATTGGTTCGGTTGCCCATGCCGGCACCACCGGCAAGCTCTCGGGCCGTGTCTTGGACACGCAGAAGCAGCCGCTGCCCGGCGCGAGCGTCGTGTTGGCGGGAACCGCGCTGGGCGCCGCCGCCGATGCCGAAGGCTACTACAACATTCTCAACATCCCGCCCGGAACGTATCGCGTGCAGTACAGCATCATCGGCTACCAAACGATGGTGATCCAAAACATTTTGATTACCAGCGACAAGACCACGGTACAGAACGTCGAGTTGAGCGAGGAGACGCTCGCCGGTGAGGAAGTGGTGGTGACGGCGCAGCGCCCCGTCGTCGAGACGAATTTGACCAGTTCCGTGGCCACGGTCACCAGTGAGAATATTGCCACGCTGCCGGTGCAGGAGCTGAATGACGTGGTGAATCTGCAGGCGGGCGTGGTGGACGGCCACTTTCGCGGCGGCCGCCTGGGCGAGGTGCAATACCAGATCAACGGCGTCACGGTCAACAATCCCTACGACAATAACTCGACCCTGCGCATCGATCGTTCGCTGTTGCAGGAGGTGCAGGTCATCAGCGGCACGTTCGATGCGGAATACGGCCAGGCGATGAGCGGCGTGGTCAATGCCGTGCTCAAGACCGGCGCGGATTTTTTCAAGTGGAATGCCGAAGCGTTTGCGAGCGACTATGTGTTTACCAGCGGCGATCGCCGTAGAGTGAATGATGAATTCCGGCCGCTGGCCCGGCAGAATTATCAGCTCAGCGTGAGCGGGCCGGTGGGTTTGCCCAAAACCTATTTTATTGTCAGCGGGCGGCGCTACGTGGATGACGGTTACATCTATGGCGTTCGGGCCTTCAATCCCACGGACCGCGCGGATTTTCAAAGCCGGGTGTTCACGCCCACCGGCGACAGCGCCGAGGTGCCGCTGGCCTACTCGCGGGAGTGGTCGGGCCTGGTGAAAATCACGAATCGCGCGTGGAACAACCTCGAACTGTCCTATCAAGCCCTGGGCAACTGGATTGACAACAAGCGCTACAATTTCAGCTTTTTCTTTAACCCTGACGGCGCTTCCAAGCAACGCACCTATTCGCTCGTTCATGGCTTCGATGTGACGCATACGGTTTCCAAGAACACGTTTTACAATTTGAGCTTCCGGCAGAATCTGTTCGACTATCATGACTTCGTGTATGAGGATTTTGATGATCCGCGCTATGACGCGGCCGGCCCGGCGCAAGGCGATGCCAACTACAACCTGGGAGTGAGCGTGCAAGGTGTCGATCTCAATCGCTTCAAACAACGCACCAACAGCTTCGTTTTCAAAGGCAGCCTGACCAGCCAGGTGAAGCGTGATCATTTGCTCAAACTCGGCGCCGAATTCCAATCCTCGGATTTGAGCTTCGGCGTGCCGGGGCTGATTTACAGCCCGGGCGGCACCTTGATCGAGCGCCGTCTGTTCAGCACGCCGCTGTATTCGTTTCAAGAGCTGGAAACCTACAATCCCATTACGTTCGCGGCTTATGCGCAGGATCAAATCGAATGGCAGGATTTGATCGTGCGCGCGGGCGCGCGCTGGGAATACTTCGACGCGCGCGCGACGCTGCCCAGCGATTTGCAGAATCCCGCGAACGCGATTCAAGGCGCGCCGCAATCCGTGCCGCGCTCGACCACGGCGAAATCCTCGCTGGCGCCGCGCATCGGCGTGTCGTATCCCATCTCCACCACGGCGGCGCTGTTCTTTGCGTATGGCCATTTCTATCAATATCCCGGCCTCGGCCAGCTCTTCAATAATTCCGATTACTCGCTGTTGAGCGAGCTGCAAGCGGGCGCGAGCAACTACAGCGTGTTCGGCAATCCCGACATCAAGCCCGAGCGCACGGTGCAATACGAGTTCGGCTACAAGCACGCGCTTACGGATTTCCTCGGCCTGGATTTCAGCATCTTCTACAAAGACATTCGCGACTTGCTGGGCGTGGAATTCATTTCAACCTATGCGGCCGCGGAGTATGCGCGCTTGACCAACGTCGATTTCGGCAACGTGCTCGGTTTCACCATCGCGCTCGATCAGCGCCGCCTCGGCCTGATCAGCACCATGCTCGATTACACCTGGCAGCGCGCGCAGGGCAACTCCAGCGATCCGCGCGAAACCGCGACGCGCGCCTCGGCCGGCGAAGACCCGCGGCCGCGGCAAGTGCCGCTCAACTGGGACCAGCGCCATACACTCAACGCAACGATCACCCTCGACCAGCCCGGTGATTTTGCCATCAGCACCATCCTCCGCTACGGCGGCGGCCAGCCCTATACGCCGGAAATCGGGTCCGGCTTCGGCGCCGATTTGGAAGCCAACTCCGGCCGCAAGCCCGCGTTCGTGCTGGTGGACGTGCGCGCGGAGAAATTCTTCCAACTTGCCGGCTTTGACATGAGCGCGTTCCTGCGCGGCTTCAACGTGTTGGATGGCCGTTACTCCAACGGCTTCATCTTCAGCAGCACCGGCAGCCCGGACTATTCTTTGAATCCTGAAACCGATCGCACGACGCTCGCCGATCCGAACCGCTACTATCCGCCGCGCCGCCTCGAAGTGGGATTGACGGTGAGCGCCCGCTAG